In Planctomycetia bacterium, a genomic segment contains:
- a CDS encoding toll/interleukin-1 receptor domain-containing protein produces MARCTAPVQGHRTASGAANCPACGGRSRGYGYGYGGYSSYSSPTYSSSGGIGTGRSSGGGSGSSARPRWSRAGSSVVYTPAQVQSLTPVRTSVESLAKQPDLRDVFLCHAWDDRQGVAKELHDLLESNGVKVWFSEKDVGLGVPLMRAIDKGLANSRIGIVLVTPALLRRLPAEGIADKELSALLARDRLVPIVHETTYEALREVSPLLGSRSGLSTTEDTMAVVAAKLAELVAL; encoded by the coding sequence ATGGCTAGATGTACAGCGCCAGTACAGGGTCATCGAACTGCGAGCGGCGCAGCGAACTGCCCTGCATGCGGTGGCCGCTCCAGAGGCTACGGTTACGGCTACGGCGGATACAGCTCGTACTCGTCACCGACCTACTCCTCGTCGGGGGGCATCGGGACCGGCCGAAGCAGCGGCGGCGGGTCCGGAAGCAGCGCGAGGCCAAGATGGTCGCGAGCCGGTTCGTCCGTGGTTTACACGCCGGCCCAGGTACAGTCACTCACGCCGGTCCGCACCAGCGTCGAGAGCCTAGCGAAGCAGCCTGACCTTCGGGACGTCTTCCTCTGCCACGCGTGGGACGACCGGCAGGGGGTCGCCAAAGAGTTGCACGACCTGCTAGAGTCAAACGGTGTCAAGGTCTGGTTCAGCGAGAAGGACGTTGGCCTCGGCGTGCCGTTGATGCGCGCCATCGACAAGGGCCTGGCGAACTCGCGAATTGGGATCGTGTTGGTGACTCCCGCGCTGCTGCGCCGCCTCCCAGCAGAGGGCATCGCCGACAAAGAACTTTCGGCACTTCTCGCGCGTGACCGCCTGGTTCCCATCGTGCACGAGACAACGTATGAAGCTCTCCGCGAAGTCAGTCCCCTGCTCGGTTCGCGAAGCGGTCTGAGCACCACGGAGGATACGATGGCAGTTGTCGCGGCCAAGCTCGCTGAGCTGGTCGCCCTTTAG
- a CDS encoding TIR domain-containing protein: protein MARRAFYSFHYDADNWRAAQVRSMGVIEGNTPASDNDWESVKRGGDAAIERWIQGQLNGTSCAIVLIGSQTAGRKWIEYEIKESWNQRKGLLGIHIHGLKDRNGRQSVQGQNPFSGFNVNGTLLTSIVHAYVPPYSDSQQVYAHINGNLSDWIETAIAIRGRY, encoded by the coding sequence ATGGCGCGCAGAGCTTTCTATAGCTTTCACTATGACGCAGATAACTGGCGGGCAGCCCAAGTGCGAAGCATGGGAGTGATCGAAGGAAATACTCCGGCGTCTGACAATGATTGGGAATCCGTGAAGCGCGGCGGCGACGCGGCCATTGAACGATGGATTCAGGGACAACTCAACGGTACATCATGCGCCATTGTCCTAATTGGCTCACAAACGGCTGGCCGAAAGTGGATCGAGTACGAAATCAAAGAATCGTGGAACCAACGAAAGGGGCTACTTGGTATCCATATCCACGGTTTGAAGGACCGAAATGGCCGGCAATCCGTCCAAGGACAGAATCCCTTCTCGGGATTCAACGTCAACGGAACACTCCTGACCTCGATCGTTCACGCTTACGTACCGCCGTACTCCGATAGCCAGCAGGTTTACGCCCACATCAATGGGAATCTGAGCGATTGGATCGAAACAGCAATAGCAATCCGGGGAAGGTACTAA
- a CDS encoding recombinase family protein gives MASQKAEGWVCLLEHYDDGGFTGGNIDRPALRRLLADIDAGKIDCVVVYKVDRLSRSLMDFAKIMETFDRQKVSFVSVTQHFNTTHSMGRLTLNILLSFAQFEREIIGERIRDKIAASRAKGKWTGGTPILGYDVDRSGPSPKLVVNPTEALRVREMFDLYLELGSLISTAQELQRRDCRTKVWTTRSGDAKGGEPFDKCRLHNLLTNVLYVGKIRHKKDVFPGEHDAIVPEGQFLRVQALLLKNRNSGNPELRNRHGALLRRLLYCKTCQKAMVHTFASRGAIREHVIHVLYGSGANGKSTFIETIATMLGDYATAAAPRLLIRRQGESHPTELVDLREARFVSAIETAEGGAFDEERVKALTGDDRIKARKMRQDFFEFRPTFKLFLATNHRPIVRGDDTGIWRRIRLWPFTVEIPPEEQDHALKEKLRAELPGILAWSVRGCMAWQDDGLSEPPEVSSATQSYREEQDHFGDWFESCCLVPGENEVAETFHCRGGLLYQSYSVFCRSTGTKPLGMWKFSERLLKRPGVIRDRSRSSKYTGVKLTDEAFAAAQQQEGPRWRG, from the coding sequence ATCGCCAGCCAGAAGGCCGAGGGCTGGGTCTGCCTGCTGGAGCACTACGACGATGGAGGATTCACCGGTGGCAACATCGACCGACCGGCCCTAAGGCGACTGCTGGCCGACATCGACGCGGGCAAGATCGACTGCGTCGTTGTTTACAAAGTAGACCGGCTCAGTCGGTCGCTGATGGACTTCGCCAAGATCATGGAGACCTTCGACCGGCAGAAGGTGTCGTTCGTCTCCGTGACGCAGCATTTCAATACCACCCATTCGATGGGTCGGCTGACGCTGAATATCCTGCTGTCGTTCGCCCAGTTCGAGCGCGAGATCATCGGCGAGCGGATTCGCGACAAGATCGCCGCCTCACGGGCCAAGGGAAAGTGGACCGGCGGCACACCCATCCTCGGTTACGACGTCGATCGGTCGGGGCCCAGCCCCAAACTGGTTGTCAATCCGACCGAAGCGCTTCGCGTCCGGGAGATGTTTGATTTGTACCTCGAACTCGGCTCGCTGATCTCGACTGCCCAGGAGCTCCAGCGCCGGGACTGTCGGACCAAGGTCTGGACCACACGATCAGGCGACGCCAAGGGCGGTGAGCCGTTCGACAAGTGCCGCCTGCACAATCTACTGACCAACGTGCTCTACGTCGGCAAGATCAGGCACAAGAAGGATGTGTTCCCGGGCGAGCATGACGCGATCGTTCCTGAGGGACAATTCCTCCGGGTTCAGGCGCTACTTCTCAAGAACCGAAACTCGGGCAACCCTGAACTGCGTAACCGTCACGGTGCCCTGCTGCGGCGTCTGCTCTATTGCAAGACCTGCCAAAAGGCGATGGTCCACACCTTCGCCAGCCGTGGGGCCATCCGTGAACACGTCATACACGTGCTGTACGGATCCGGCGCGAACGGCAAATCCACCTTCATCGAGACAATCGCGACGATGCTGGGCGACTATGCGACGGCCGCCGCCCCACGACTCCTGATCCGTCGGCAAGGCGAATCCCACCCCACCGAGTTGGTCGACCTGCGGGAAGCACGCTTCGTATCTGCCATCGAGACGGCCGAGGGCGGTGCATTCGACGAGGAGCGAGTCAAAGCCCTGACCGGCGACGATCGCATCAAGGCCCGGAAAATGCGACAGGACTTCTTTGAATTCCGCCCGACGTTCAAGCTCTTTCTCGCGACCAATCACCGCCCCATTGTCCGGGGCGACGACACGGGCATCTGGCGGCGCATTCGCCTCTGGCCCTTCACAGTCGAGATCCCGCCCGAAGAGCAGGACCACGCTCTCAAGGAGAAGCTCCGCGCCGAACTGCCCGGCATCCTTGCGTGGTCCGTTCGGGGCTGCATGGCCTGGCAAGACGATGGCTTGTCCGAACCGCCTGAAGTGTCGTCGGCGACCCAGTCGTACCGAGAGGAGCAGGATCACTTTGGCGATTGGTTCGAGTCGTGCTGCCTGGTCCCCGGGGAAAACGAAGTCGCTGAAACCTTTCATTGTCGCGGCGGGCTGCTGTATCAGAGCTATTCGGTGTTTTGCCGAAGCACCGGTACCAAGCCCCTCGGCATGTGGAAGTTCAGCGAGCGACTCTTAAAGCGGCCTGGCGTAATCCGTGATCGCAGCCGCAGCAGTAAATACACGGGCGTAAAGCTCACGGACGAGGCGTTTGCCGCCGCCCAACAGCAGGAGGGGCCCCGATGGCGAGGATAA
- a CDS encoding terminase: protein MTRVASSRRGKAKRNSKAKPKRAVATSPSSILSEFGSIPGYDPIATAGDCRFDVLSARLAVDFFTECLTFTAGEWRGAPFTLQPWQSAIVANIFGWKRPDGLRRYREVFIYVPRKCGKALAVDTPIPTPDGWKQMGDIDEGDLVFDENGLPTLVTHAYVVQHVRPCYRVSFSDGTSIIADADHLWTVDDRYSGRRIVSTEWMAGRLRCGHRQTHREHRFSIPVAGPLHTRPITLPVDPYTLGVWLGNGNSYAANITSHAEDVESYVASIGRTAYPLKKSTPAPDGRRSATLLFEGLFADLRVAGLIQNKHIPRAYLRASINQRLALLQGLMDTDGYCSKRGHCEFTTTTHRIHEGVLELLRSLGMKPTWSVGRAMLNEKDCGPNWRIRFSPRADLPVFRVPRKAQRVITQRKVARRSMTRQIVAIEPVESVPVRCITVDSPSRLYLAGEGMVATHNSEMAGGLGNLLTFADGEPAAQTYCAAADREQARLVFNAAKTMVLAEPELASRSKCYTNAIVVESTGSVLKVISAEAYSKHGINAHGIIVDELHAQPDRELVDVLMTSTGARRQPLVIYITTADFDRPSICNEKYDYAVKVRDGIIEDPAFLPVIYEAKQDDDWTDPEVWAKANPNLGISVSMEYLERECRRARETPSYENTFKRLHLNMKTQQDVRWLSMETWDACGKLKFDESSLEGERCFAGLDLSTTTDISAFVMVFPREDGQVALIPRFWIPAESAEKRERRDRVPYTTWARQGYIEMTSGNVVDYDTIRARLNELKERFNIAEIAIDPWNATQLSIQLQGDGFEVVTFGQGFKDMTAPSKELEKLVMSDKLRHGGHPVLRWMASNVAVETDAAGNLKPSKKKSTERIDGIVATVMGLGRAVLDEGEFIPGVYVVEWS, encoded by the coding sequence ATGACAAGGGTCGCTTCTTCAAGGCGGGGTAAGGCCAAGCGCAATAGTAAGGCCAAGCCAAAGCGCGCTGTCGCCACATCACCTTCATCCATCCTATCTGAGTTCGGCTCCATCCCCGGCTACGACCCCATCGCCACGGCGGGCGACTGCAGGTTCGATGTCCTGTCCGCCCGATTGGCCGTGGACTTCTTCACCGAATGCCTGACCTTCACGGCCGGAGAATGGCGTGGCGCGCCGTTTACACTGCAGCCCTGGCAGTCCGCAATCGTGGCCAACATTTTCGGTTGGAAGAGACCGGACGGCCTGCGCCGCTATCGCGAGGTGTTCATCTATGTGCCTCGCAAATGCGGCAAAGCGCTGGCCGTCGACACACCGATCCCGACTCCCGACGGCTGGAAGCAGATGGGCGACATTGACGAGGGCGATCTGGTCTTTGATGAGAATGGGCTACCTACCTTGGTCACCCATGCCTATGTGGTTCAGCATGTGCGGCCCTGTTATCGTGTGTCATTCTCCGACGGAACCTCGATCATCGCGGATGCCGACCACCTCTGGACGGTCGACGATCGGTATTCGGGCCGTCGGATTGTCAGCACTGAGTGGATGGCCGGTCGATTGCGCTGCGGCCATCGCCAGACCCACCGCGAACACCGCTTCTCCATTCCGGTCGCCGGGCCCCTGCATACGCGGCCAATCACCCTGCCCGTCGATCCCTACACCCTCGGGGTCTGGCTCGGGAATGGAAACTCTTACGCCGCCAACATCACGTCGCATGCCGAGGACGTCGAGAGCTACGTGGCATCGATCGGGCGGACGGCCTATCCGTTGAAAAAGTCGACGCCTGCTCCCGATGGCAGGCGCAGCGCGACACTGTTGTTCGAAGGGCTCTTTGCCGATTTGAGGGTGGCCGGTCTCATCCAGAACAAGCACATCCCCCGTGCGTACCTGCGTGCATCCATCAACCAGCGACTTGCCCTGCTGCAAGGCTTGATGGACACCGACGGCTACTGCTCCAAGAGAGGACACTGCGAATTTACTACGACGACCCATCGCATCCACGAAGGCGTGCTGGAACTCCTTCGCAGCCTGGGTATGAAGCCGACCTGGTCGGTCGGTCGGGCCATGCTCAACGAAAAGGACTGCGGGCCCAATTGGCGGATTCGCTTTTCGCCGAGGGCTGATCTACCGGTCTTTCGTGTTCCGCGCAAGGCTCAGCGGGTCATCACCCAGCGTAAGGTTGCCCGCCGCAGCATGACCCGGCAGATCGTGGCCATCGAGCCGGTCGAAAGCGTCCCCGTCCGCTGCATCACCGTGGACTCGCCTTCGCGCCTGTATCTGGCAGGGGAAGGGATGGTCGCCACCCACAACAGCGAGATGGCCGGCGGCCTCGGCAACCTGCTTACCTTTGCCGACGGCGAGCCCGCCGCCCAGACCTACTGCGCCGCCGCCGATCGCGAGCAGGCTCGGCTGGTCTTCAATGCCGCCAAGACGATGGTGCTGGCCGAACCGGAACTGGCCTCGCGGAGCAAGTGTTACACCAATGCCATCGTCGTCGAGTCCACCGGCAGCGTGCTGAAGGTGATTAGCGCGGAGGCCTACAGCAAGCACGGCATCAATGCTCACGGCATCATCGTGGATGAACTGCACGCCCAGCCGGATCGGGAACTGGTAGATGTGCTCATGACTTCTACAGGCGCCCGCCGCCAGCCCTTGGTCATCTACATCACCACCGCCGACTTCGATCGGCCGAGCATCTGCAACGAGAAGTATGACTACGCCGTCAAGGTGCGGGATGGCATCATCGAGGACCCGGCCTTCCTGCCGGTGATCTACGAGGCAAAACAGGACGACGACTGGACCGACCCCGAGGTCTGGGCCAAGGCCAATCCCAACCTCGGCATCTCGGTCAGCATGGAATACCTGGAACGCGAATGCCGCCGAGCCAGAGAAACACCCTCATACGAAAACACCTTCAAGCGGCTGCACCTGAATATGAAGACCCAGCAGGATGTGCGGTGGCTCTCGATGGAGACCTGGGATGCATGCGGGAAGCTGAAGTTCGATGAATCCTCACTGGAAGGCGAACGCTGCTTCGCCGGACTGGACCTGTCCACGACGACGGACATCAGCGCCTTCGTGATGGTCTTCCCCCGCGAGGATGGGCAGGTTGCCCTCATCCCGCGGTTCTGGATACCAGCCGAGAGCGCCGAGAAGCGCGAGCGACGGGACCGGGTGCCCTACACGACGTGGGCGCGGCAAGGCTACATCGAGATGACCAGCGGCAACGTGGTGGATTACGACACGATCCGTGCCCGCCTCAACGAGCTCAAGGAGCGATTCAACATCGCTGAGATCGCCATCGATCCGTGGAATGCCACCCAGCTTTCAATCCAGCTTCAGGGCGATGGCTTCGAGGTGGTCACCTTCGGCCAGGGATTCAAGGACATGACCGCGCCTTCGAAAGAACTGGAGAAATTGGTCATGTCCGACAAGCTGCGCCACGGCGGCCACCCGGTCCTGCGGTGGATGGCCTCCAATGTCGCCGTCGAGACCGACGCGGCTGGGAATCTCAAGCCGTCAAAGAAGAAATCGACCGAACGCATCGATGGGATCGTCGCCACCGTAATGGGTCTGGGCAGAGCCGTGCTCGACGAAGGAGAGTTTATTCCGGGGGTCTATGTTGTCGAGTGGTCTTGA
- a CDS encoding phage terminase small subunit P27 family, translated as MGRRGPAPTPTNILKLRGSTLVTKRRLQNEVQGPTGNPDCPDWLDEDARAMWEKLVPQLSAMGVLTRIDGNALARYCRFWSRWRKAEDFITERGEMYPLKDDQGNVKCFQQWPQVAIAHKLSQQLTKLEQEFGMTPSARARIQLTTDPATESRSHDKGRFFKAG; from the coding sequence ATGGGCAGACGCGGACCCGCCCCCACCCCGACCAACATCCTCAAGCTGCGCGGCAGCACCCTGGTCACCAAGCGCCGTCTGCAGAACGAGGTGCAGGGCCCTACCGGCAACCCCGATTGCCCCGATTGGCTGGATGAGGATGCCAGGGCGATGTGGGAGAAGCTCGTCCCGCAGCTTTCGGCGATGGGCGTCCTGACCCGAATCGATGGCAATGCGTTAGCTCGGTATTGCCGCTTCTGGTCGCGCTGGCGCAAGGCCGAGGACTTCATCACCGAGCGCGGTGAGATGTATCCACTCAAGGACGACCAAGGCAACGTGAAGTGCTTCCAACAATGGCCGCAGGTGGCGATCGCCCACAAGCTCAGTCAGCAGCTCACTAAGCTGGAACAGGAGTTCGGCATGACGCCGTCGGCACGGGCACGCATCCAGTTGACGACCGACCCCGCTACGGAGAGCAGGTCCCATGACAAGGGTCGCTTCTTCAAGGCGGGGTAA
- a CDS encoding DUF4238 domain-containing protein yields MLHRRSAPAGRPSPRPSGWRCRPRRPRADRAADFICSDRPFVITSPQFNPPRGKFAVWLQKCQVTFPLTRRMVLISNLKLAGDCVLKCAPKSVASINHRIALHSYRFLYSPADRFTYMGNDKQMHTSRDLEPMIAYRNSRISAGSERRSAFIKRQCDEVVCSYSGEK; encoded by the coding sequence ATCCTCCATCGTCGTAGTGCTCCAGCAGGCAGACCCAGCCCTCGGCCTTCTGGCTGGCGATGTAGGCCTCGGCGGCCTCGCGCTGATCGGGCGGCCGACTTCATTTGTTCAGATCGGCCGTTTGTTATTACTTCACCGCAGTTCAACCCGCCGCGTGGTAAATTTGCCGTTTGGCTGCAGAAGTGTCAGGTGACCTTTCCCTTAACGCGGAGGATGGTGCTGATCTCGAATTTAAAACTTGCGGGCGATTGTGTCCTCAAGTGCGCTCCCAAATCTGTAGCCTCAATAAATCATCGGATTGCATTGCACTCATATCGATTCCTGTATTCGCCCGCCGACCGTTTCACGTACATGGGTAACGACAAGCAAATGCACACCTCAAGAGATCTAGAGCCGATGATTGCGTATCGGAATTCTCGAATAAGTGCCGGCTCTGAAAGACGTTCAGCATTCATTAAGCGGCAATGTGATGAAGTGGTGTGCAGCTACTCCGGTGAGAAGTGA
- a CDS encoding HNH endonuclease, protein MPTRPTRHRSIDLAKRLGTKSLKTMERPSASARGYGRRWQRLAKMFLANNPLCVDPFGVHGKWPVVAMHVDHIVPRSTGGTDEWDNLQGLCGPCHSRKTVQCDGGFGRRRERMQVDRKRDGMVAPIE, encoded by the coding sequence ATGCCCACGCGACCGACCCGACATCGCTCAATTGACCTGGCCAAGCGGCTGGGGACCAAGAGCCTCAAGACGATGGAACGACCGTCCGCCTCGGCGCGGGGCTACGGCCGGCGCTGGCAACGGCTGGCCAAGATGTTCCTGGCGAATAACCCGCTGTGCGTTGACCCGTTCGGTGTGCATGGCAAGTGGCCGGTGGTTGCCATGCATGTGGACCACATCGTCCCTCGCAGCACCGGCGGCACGGATGAATGGGATAACCTGCAGGGGCTCTGCGGTCCCTGCCATTCGCGCAAGACGGTGCAGTGCGATGGTGGGTTCGGCAGACGGCGGGAACGGATGCAGGTAGATCGCAAGCGTGACGGGATGGTGGCACCGATAGAGTGA
- a CDS encoding ParB N-terminal domain-containing protein — protein sequence MKLETIPINAIREYEQNPRKNDAAVGPVADSIRQFGFKVPVIVDAENVLVAGHTRVRAALQLEMTEIPAIRADDLTPEQIRAFRIADNKLHELSGWDLEMLAVEMKDLQALDFNLNAMGFSADELAELLDVGIRDGLCDPDEVPAPPDEATTKPGDIWLLGDHRLMCGDSASPEDVDRLLDGAKIHLVNTDPPYNVKVEPRSNNAIAAGNSSFPESKKRTHHQSFDVARQGEKKKTHAKLRAKDRPLANDFVTDEAFDKLLFGWFGNIARVLLPGRGFYIWGGYANLGNYPPVLKACELYFSQGIVWDKQHPVLTRKDFMGAFEICFYGWREGAAHVFLGPNNATDLWHIKKVNPQSMIHLTEKPVELAIRAMQYSSRAGENVLDLFGGSGSTLIAAEQTGRKAHLMELDPPYCDVIVQR from the coding sequence ATGAAACTAGAGACAATCCCAATCAATGCCATTCGTGAATACGAACAAAACCCTCGTAAGAATGACGCCGCTGTTGGCCCAGTAGCTGACTCAATTCGGCAGTTCGGGTTCAAGGTGCCGGTCATCGTCGATGCGGAAAACGTCTTGGTGGCGGGACATACCCGTGTCCGGGCCGCTCTGCAATTGGAGATGACAGAAATACCTGCGATTCGGGCTGATGACCTCACGCCTGAACAAATCCGCGCGTTCAGAATCGCGGACAACAAGCTTCACGAATTGTCTGGCTGGGATCTGGAGATGCTGGCAGTTGAGATGAAGGACCTGCAAGCCCTCGATTTCAATTTGAATGCTATGGGCTTCTCTGCCGACGAATTAGCCGAGCTCCTCGACGTGGGCATCAGGGACGGCCTGTGTGACCCCGACGAAGTGCCGGCCCCGCCCGACGAGGCGACGACCAAACCGGGCGACATCTGGCTACTGGGCGATCACAGGCTGATGTGCGGCGACAGCGCCTCGCCGGAGGATGTCGATCGGCTGCTCGACGGCGCGAAGATTCACCTCGTCAACACTGACCCGCCGTACAATGTGAAGGTCGAGCCCCGAAGCAACAACGCCATTGCGGCGGGCAATTCTTCATTCCCCGAGTCGAAGAAGCGAACGCACCATCAATCCTTCGATGTGGCTCGCCAGGGCGAGAAGAAGAAGACCCATGCCAAGCTGCGAGCCAAGGACCGACCGTTGGCCAACGACTTCGTGACCGACGAGGCGTTCGACAAGCTGCTGTTCGGGTGGTTTGGCAACATCGCTCGTGTGCTTCTTCCGGGCAGGGGTTTCTACATTTGGGGCGGCTACGCGAATCTCGGCAACTATCCGCCGGTCCTGAAGGCCTGCGAGTTGTACTTTTCGCAGGGCATCGTCTGGGACAAACAGCATCCCGTCCTGACGCGCAAGGACTTCATGGGGGCGTTCGAGATCTGCTTCTACGGTTGGCGTGAAGGCGCAGCCCACGTCTTCCTCGGCCCCAACAACGCGACCGATCTGTGGCACATCAAGAAGGTCAACCCGCAATCGATGATTCATTTGACTGAGAAGCCGGTCGAACTGGCGATTCGGGCGATGCAGTACTCGTCACGGGCTGGTGAGAACGTGCTGGACCTATTTGGCGGCAGCGGTTCGACGCTGATCGCGGCAGAGCAGACGGGTCGCAAGGCGCATCTAATGGAACTCGACCCGCCTTACTGCGATGTGATTGTCCAGCGTTAG
- a CDS encoding SIR2 family protein: MKWDNPEFLREYVAAIRNASAAVFVGAGVSRSAGYVDWRELLRKAATDIGLDVDKEPDLVAIAQYYKDHSGTRGPINQLLIEAFPDTADPTENHKLLASLPIRTLWTTNYDRLIEAGFKVVGKRLQTVVTRTNMATTTPDRDAVLFKFHGDIEQPDQTVLTKDDYELFHQRPDAQLFTEALKGDLVEKTFLFIGFSFEDPNLDYILGRIRVLMGESKRRHFWVVKEIDPATATTPEEKTALEYAKRKQQLRIKDLKRYGITAVLIQDYSQVTELLMRLGHLARLTRIFVSGAVHDPSPLGIVRVQELAELIGKTVVENGGVVVSGFGKDIGPHVVYGAVQAAHVSKRDYARCIDIRPFPFMAPAAERPALFTRHRQEMISTCGAAVFLSGNKSDSTGGTIPSPGVQEEFDMCVKNAVYVIPLGCSGHVSETIWNQVSSNQKRFYPAHDLSAPLAVIGSQANSNADIIKAVKQMLEALTTI; the protein is encoded by the coding sequence ATGAAATGGGACAATCCGGAATTTCTGCGCGAGTACGTCGCGGCGATCCGCAATGCGAGCGCTGCGGTCTTCGTCGGCGCGGGCGTGTCGCGATCAGCCGGATACGTGGACTGGCGCGAGCTGCTCCGCAAGGCGGCCACAGACATCGGCCTCGATGTGGACAAAGAGCCGGACCTAGTGGCGATTGCTCAGTATTACAAGGACCACAGCGGTACCCGTGGCCCAATCAATCAGCTCCTGATCGAGGCGTTCCCGGACACGGCTGATCCGACGGAAAATCACAAGCTCCTCGCGAGTCTGCCGATTCGGACACTGTGGACGACGAACTACGATCGCCTCATAGAGGCCGGGTTCAAAGTGGTCGGCAAGCGGCTTCAGACCGTGGTGACGAGGACGAACATGGCAACCACGACCCCTGACCGTGACGCTGTGCTGTTCAAGTTTCACGGTGATATCGAACAGCCTGATCAGACTGTCCTTACCAAAGATGACTACGAGCTTTTTCACCAGCGGCCTGACGCTCAACTCTTCACGGAAGCCTTGAAGGGCGACTTGGTGGAAAAGACCTTTCTTTTCATTGGCTTCAGCTTCGAGGACCCGAACCTTGACTACATCCTTGGACGAATCCGCGTTCTCATGGGCGAAAGCAAGCGTCGCCATTTTTGGGTGGTCAAGGAGATTGATCCGGCTACGGCTACTACGCCCGAAGAGAAAACCGCGCTCGAATATGCCAAGCGGAAACAGCAGCTTCGCATCAAGGACCTCAAGCGGTATGGTATCACGGCGGTTCTCATTCAGGACTATTCACAGGTCACTGAACTGCTCATGCGCCTTGGGCACTTGGCGCGATTAACCCGCATTTTTGTTTCCGGCGCTGTTCACGATCCTTCGCCGCTGGGCATCGTGCGAGTCCAAGAACTCGCGGAATTGATCGGAAAAACAGTTGTTGAGAACGGCGGAGTAGTTGTCTCGGGCTTCGGTAAGGACATCGGTCCGCACGTTGTCTACGGCGCCGTTCAAGCTGCACACGTCAGCAAACGAGACTATGCCAGATGCATTGACATTCGGCCGTTTCCGTTCATGGCTCCGGCCGCAGAGCGGCCTGCGCTCTTTACTCGGCACCGCCAGGAGATGATTTCTACCTGCGGCGCTGCTGTTTTCCTTTCGGGCAACAAGTCAGACAGCACAGGTGGTACGATCCCATCGCCAGGGGTCCAAGAGGAATTCGACATGTGCGTTAAGAACGCCGTGTATGTGATTCCATTGGGTTGTAGCGGTCATGTATCGGAAACGATTTGGAATCAGGTCTCAAGCAACCAGAAGCGCTTTTATCCTGCCCATGACCTGAGTGCACCGCTTGCCGTTATCGGTAGCCAAGCGAACTCGAATGCGGATATTATCAAGGCCGTAAAGCAAATGCTGGAAGCACTGACCACAATCTGA